CCTCATAATCGTGCTTGTGCAGTTTATAGTAATTTCAAAAGGCGCGGAGCGTGTAGCGGAGGTTGCCGCAAGGTTCACTTTGGACGCTATGCCGGGAAAACAGATGGCTATTGACGCCGATTTATCAAGCGGCCTTATTACAGAAGAAGAGGCGAGGAACCGTCGGCAGAAAATACAGAGGGAAGCCGACTTTTACGGCGCTATGGACGGCGCTACAAAAATTGTTAAGGGCGACGCCATTATGTCTATAATCATTACGGTTATAAACTTCGTTGCCGGAACCGTTATTGGCATGGTGCAGTCCACTATGTCGTTTAACGAAGTGCTTCAGGTGTATTCCATAGCGACAATCGGCGACGGGCTTGTAAGCCAGATACCGGCCGTGCTTATTTCAACTTCAACGGGTATGATTGTTACAAGGGCGGTGTCGGACGGAAGCCTTAACACGGACGTTGCGAAACAGTTTTTGGCGCAGCCGCAGTCGATACTTATCGGCGGCATAATAATCGGCGCCATATCGCTTTTGCCGAGCATGCCGCATTTCCAGCTTATAATTATATCGGCGGCGCTTATCGCGCTGGGGCTTACGGTTTCAAAGCGGATGAAAACGGCGGCCGCCGCCGAGCAGGCGTATGCTGTGGCGGCAATGGAGGACGCGGCGCTGGAAACGGCGCCGTCGCCGGAGGATTACTATAAGGATATAAACAGCGTTTATTCGCTTTTAAATGTGGAGCCTGTTGAAATGGAATTCGGCTACAGCCTTATACCGCTTGTAGACGAAGGAAGCGGCGGCAAGCTTATAAACAGGATTGTGATTTTCCGCCGCCAGTTTGCGCAGGAAATGGGTTTTGTTATACCTTCTATAAGGCTGAGGGACAGTTCAAACTTAAATACGAACCAGTATGTAATAAAGATTAAAGGTGAAGAAGTGGCCCGCGGCGAAATACTTGTGGATTACTTCCTCGCTCTTGAACCGCCTAACCCCACCGGCGAAATAGACGGAATAGAAACTATAGAACCGGCCTACGGCATACCAAGCAAATGGATAACGCCGGATCTTAAAGAAATGGCCGAAATATACGGATATACAGTTATAGATCCCCTCTCCGTTATGGTTACGCATCTTTCTGAAGTTATTAAGCAGAATGTGTCGGAACTGCTTTCAAGGGGCGAAGTAATGCAGCTTATAGACAACCTTAAAAAGATTTCGCCGCAGCTTGTGGAGGAGGCGTTCCCGAACATTATATCTTACGGAAGCTTTCAAAAGATACTTTCAAACCTTCTGAAAGAAGGAATACCTATTAAGGACCTGAACTCAATAGTAGAGTGTATTGTAGATTCTTCAACGGATACGAGGGATATAGATACGCTGATAGGCAATATACGTGTGGCGCTTAAAAGGACTATTACAAGGCGTTTCTGTGAAAACGGGCAGATGCGGGTTATAACCCTTGACGGCGAAACTGAAAAGACAATCGCGTCTAGCCTAATAAAAAGCGAGCACGGTATTTACCTTGCTTTAAATCCAGACGCAATGCAGCAGCTTATAACGCAGCTGGCGGACAACATTAAAAAATTCAACGAGCTTTCCCAGCCGCCTATTATACTTACAAGCCATGTTATAAGGCTGTATGTTTACAGGCTTATTGAACAGTTTTATCCGAACGTTCATGTACTTTCGTTTAATGAAATTGCAAATAATGTGCAGATACAGGCCGTAGGCAACATAGTTATCGAAAAATAGCCCAGGCAAAACATCTAAATTTGGAGAACCCGGTATGAATATTCCAGACGAATTGAAGGAAAAAACAAACGAAGAACTGCTGGCGCTTTATAAAGCGGGAAAAGACCGGCAGGTTAAGCAGGAAATTGTGCTTAGGTACGTTTACCTGGTTAAAAACATAGCGATGAAGTACAGAGGCGTTTACGCAAGCTTTACGCAGCTTGACGACATTGTAAACGAAGGCATAATCGCGCTTATGGCAGCGGTGGATAAATACGATCCGGATAAAAACGCGCGCTTTGAAACGTTTGTTTCAAAAAGGCTCAAGGGGCTTATAATCGATATAGCGAGAAAACAGGACTGGATACCGCGCAACGTGCGCCGGGAGTCTAAAGAGGTGAACGACGCTATACATACCCTTTACGAGCGGCTCGGACGTTATCCGACAAATCAGGAAGCCGCCGATTACCTTAATATGAGCTTGGAAAAGTACCAAAAGGTTTTGGGAAAATCCAATCTTTACAATGTAATTTCACTGGACTATTTCCTTTGGGAGCAGAACGGCGAACAGAATACGGAAAGCCTTGTCAGCCGCGAAACGCCTCCGGAACAAAAGCTTGAAGAAAAAGAATTCCATAGTATACTTAAAGAGGGAATTATGTCTCTCAGGGAGAAGGAGCAGACGGTAATCTCCCTTTATTACAGAAAAGAACTTACAATGAAGGAAATAGCGGCCGTTATGAATCTTAGCGAACCGCGTATATCGCAGATACATTCCAACGCCCTTGCAAAACTCAAGGTATTTTTGGAGAAAAATAAGAATAAGGGGATGATATAATGTTTCAGGGATTTTATAATTTAACCAGCGGCATGATTACGCAGAACAGGAACCTTAACGTAGTAAGCAATAATATAGCAAACGTATTAACCCCGGGATATAAGAAGGATACAATGGTGTCCAGCACATTCCGCGAGGAGCTTGTTTCGAGAACGGGCAATATAGACAAGGACAATCCCGAAGGGCTTGGGGACGCCTCTAGGTTCAGAAGCGCCCTTGAAACCATTACGGATTATGAGCAGGGAGCGCTTGAAATAACGGACAATCCGCTTGACTGTGCAATTACGTCGGAAGGTTTTTTCAGGATTGACACAGGAAACGGCGAGCTTTATACAAGAAACGGCTCTTTTGCAATCAGCGACGACGGATACTTGGTTTTGCCGGAAGGCGGACGCGTTATGGGCAAGAACGGGCCTATACTCCTCGGCGCCGACGATTTCACCGTTGACGGCAACGGGCTTGTATATACAAGCGGGGGAGACTACATAGATCAGCTTGATATTGTAACCTTTGACGATATGGCGCAGCTTAGGAAAACGGGCGGCAGCCTGTTTGCTTCGGACGCGGCCCCGGTTGCGGTTGCGGATCCTTCCGTGGAACAGAAAACGCTTGAAAGATCCAACGTGGACGCAACGGGAGAATTTTCTAAAATGATTGAAAGCCAGAGGGCGCTCCAAAGCGCGGCCCAGGTTTTGAAGATATACGACCAGCTGATGGGAAAGGCGACGACACAGCTTGGAAACATTTAACAGGGGGTACTTGAAAAATGAACTTTTCGTTTTATTCCGGCGCGGTAGGCGCAATGTCACATTCAAAAAGGCTTGAAGTTATCGCAAATAACATATCAAACACAAATACAAACGGATTTAAAGCAAAAAACGGCGTATTCACAGATCTTGTTTATAAAAACATGAACGCGCCCGACGGCGCCCAAACACAGCTTACATACGGAGCGGGAGTTAAAATGCTCAAAGACGACACGGATTTTGTACAGGGCGCACTGGAGCTTACAGGCTTCAGCCTTGACTATGCCATAAACGGACCGGGTTTTTTTGCTCTCAGGGAACCGGCTACGGGCGAAATAACATATACGAGGGACGGCGCTTTTTCAACGTCGCAGCAGCCGAACGGGCAATTTTACCTTGTTTCAAAAAATAATAAATGGGTTCTTGATGCAAACGGCAACCCTATTGTCGTTGAAAATCCAAGCGATAATATAGGCATTGGAGTTTATGTATTTGAACAAAAAAACGGCCTTTTGAATATCGGCGACAACGAATATCAGCCGGTTGAGAAAAACGGCGTTCCGCGGGCTTTGGACGGCTACAGGGCCGGAGTTATAGTTAAAGGGGCGCTTGAAGGTTCAAATGTTGATTTCGCAAAGGAAATGACAAAAGTTATCGAAACGCAGAGGGCTTATCAGATGTCTTTGAAAATGGTCCAGACTTCCGACGAAATTGAAAACACAATTAACAGCCTCAGGTGATCTATATTAGGGGGACTAACATATGACGATTAAAAAGTATGAAGATATGGACAGTTTCGAGCTTGACGTATTAAGGGAAATAGGCAGCATAGGAACGGGCAATGCGGCGACAGCCCTTTCAAGTGTGCTTTCACAGAAGATTGAAATGTCGCTGCCGGAAGTTAAGATTATGGACTACAATAAAGCCATAAAGGAAATGGGCGGCGCCGAAAGGATTGTGTGCGGCGAGCTTGTGGCATTCAGCGGCGAAATAAACGGCATTATGCTTTATATGCAGGATATGGATCTTATAAACGTAGTTTTGGAAAAGCTTCTGAACGGACGAAGAATAAACGATTATATGGAATTAAACGAGCTTGACACATCGGCTCTTATTGAAATAGGAAATATCATTATCTCATCATATATAAACGCCATTTCTACCTTAACGGGAATATCCGTACACCTTTCAGTGCCGGCTATATGTACAAACATGCTGGGCGCAATTGTGTCCGTGCCTATGGCCGAATACGGATATGAATCCGATAAGATTATGACTATAGGCGGCAATTTTAAATGCAACGGCAAGGAGGTATACAGCCGGCTTTTAATGCTGCCGGATATGAAGTCGCTGGACTTTTTAATGAAGAAATTAGGTGTTGAGAGTGAATAAGACCTATGTGGTTGGCATTGCGGATATGAAGATATGCAGAAGCCCGGGAGTGCTTGTGACATATGCCTTAGGCTCCTGCATCGGGGTATGCGTGTACGATCCTGTTATAAGGCTTGCGGGCATGGTGCATATCATGCTTCCGAACATGTATGAAAATAATAAGGACAACATTTTTAAGTACGCCGACACAGGCATACCCGAAACCATAAGGAAAATGGAGGCTTTCGGCGGGGTGAGGAGCCGCATGGTCTGCAAAATTGCCGGCGGGGCGAAGATGTTCGAGCTTAAAGGCAACGGAACTCTCGGCAATATAGGCGCAAGGAATGCCGAAAGCGTTAAAGCCGTTTTGATGAAGGAACGCGTGCGCATTGTAAAGGAGGACTTAGGGTCAAACTATGCAAGGACAATGTATTTCGATTCTTCAAACGGCGAAGCGACTATTAAATCTTATGGAAAGCCTGAAAAGAAACTGTAAGCCTGCGTTACGCCGCAGGGGCATGTTTTTTCAGTTATTTTTTTACATAAATCCGCCGATAAATCTTATAAGGGGAGATTTGAAAGGCGGAAGATGCGGTTTTTAAAAATCCGGTATTATCTTTGTTTTAAAATAATCCAATATCCAAAGCGGTCAGGGAGGGGCGTTTATATGAGCAGTATCAGCGAAAACAAGACAAATATCCTGCTTGAAACAGGAACAAATGAAATAGAAATAATGGAATTTACGATTGACGGCAACCTTTACGGCATTAATGTCGCAAAGGTAAGGGAAATTATCATGAGCGACAAGGTAAAGCCTATGCCGCACTCACATCCTGCCGTGGAGGGCGTTTTTAAGCCGAGGGACATACTGCTTACGGTTGTCGACCTTCCCATGTACCTTACGGATGTGCCTTCCAAAAAGAACCCAAAGGATTTGTTTATCATAACAAACTTCAATAACCTGAACATTGCTTTTAGGGTGCATACGGTTGAGGGCATAAGCAGGATTTCATGGGGCGACATACAAAAGCCGGACAAAACGGTTTCAGGCGGCGAGGAAGGCGTTGCAACGGGAATTGCCCAGTGCGGCGACGATTTGGTTACAATACTTGATTTTGAAAAAATCGTAGCCGAAATAGCGCCGGAAACAACTATACAAATAAGCGAAATAGAAAAATTGGGTGCAAGGGATCGCAATGAAACGCCTATTGTGCTTGCCGAAGATTCCATTCTTCTTACAAAAATGATTAGGGAATCTCTTAAAAAGGCAGGCTATATAAATTTAAAGGAATTCAATAACGGCCAGGAGGCATGGGAATACCTCTCATCCCTTAAAGACAATGCCGGCAGTATTAAAAGCGAAGCGTCGCTTATAATAACCGATATCGAAATGCCCAAAATGGACGGCCACAGGCTTACGAAGCTTGTAAAGAGCGACGATATACTTAAAAATATACCAGTTATAATATTTTCGTCCCTGATAAATCCCGAAATGCAGATAAAGGGCAAGCAGGTTGGAGCCGACGAGCAGCTTTCCAAACCTGAAATAGGCTATCTTGTGGAAGTTATAGATCAGCTTCTTATAAGATCCAAATAACCCATGGTTCTTAAAAGGGACGGATAATCCTAAATTTATGCAGGGGTATAAAACAACCGGTTATTATTCAGGATATATGCCGCCCCTTTATTTTTTGACGCATGATTAAAACTTACGGCGTATCGCGGTTAGGTATACGGTATATACGACAGCGCGGCAGTGCGGTTTGGTTAAAGGGCGTGGCATACGGATTTTTCTAAGTTAAGGCGTTTTGGCTCCGAAAGCAAGTGAGGGAGCCTGAAAACGGGCTCAAGGCTTTTAACCGGAAAATAATGAATACGCCGGGAATTCGGCGTGGAAACGTTCGTACGTTTTTTGATTTATCGGCTTGGTAAATTTGTATTATTCGCGTAATCTTTAACGGGAAATTTATTCAAGGGATATATATTTATAAAGGAACCTTTAAAAAGGGCTTTTGTTTCAATTTTATGCCGAATTATAGAAAACATGATTATGTGTGCGCCGGATGCGCCGCCCTTTGAGGGGAACGCCGAAACGGACAGCCTTACCGGATTTTTGAACAAAACGGTTTTTTATGGCGCGGAAGGACGGGGCAAAGGCGTTATACCGTTATATTTCCGGATAGGTTGCGCTTGTTTTTGAGCGAAACGCTTGAACCCTTTCATAAAAAGGGCCTTGAGCCGGAAATGGACGGCGTGGGTCCGGTATATTCGCCTTTAAATGCGCCCGGGAATATAAGTTTTGGCACACTTAAAATAGACGGGAACTTTTTTGACAAGGATATTGCAAGCAGGAAAAGGAAAATGATTTTTTTAAATATTATTCCGCCGGCAGAAGCTCTCGGAACAAATGTAATAGCCGAGGGGGCCGAAACGGACGA
The DNA window shown above is from Anaerotignum faecicola and carries:
- the flhA gene encoding flagellar biosynthesis protein FlhA; protein product: MKRIFDHAISLFVIVIVLLLIIPLDPFVLDIFFILNISLSLIILLITMNIKEALEFSIFPSLLLITTLFRLGLNISSTRLILTREGAAGQVIKAFGEFVLQGNVVVGVIIFLIIVLVQFIVISKGAERVAEVAARFTLDAMPGKQMAIDADLSSGLITEEEARNRRQKIQREADFYGAMDGATKIVKGDAIMSIIITVINFVAGTVIGMVQSTMSFNEVLQVYSIATIGDGLVSQIPAVLISTSTGMIVTRAVSDGSLNTDVAKQFLAQPQSILIGGIIIGAISLLPSMPHFQLIIISAALIALGLTVSKRMKTAAAAEQAYAVAAMEDAALETAPSPEDYYKDINSVYSLLNVEPVEMEFGYSLIPLVDEGSGGKLINRIVIFRRQFAQEMGFVIPSIRLRDSSNLNTNQYVIKIKGEEVARGEILVDYFLALEPPNPTGEIDGIETIEPAYGIPSKWITPDLKEMAEIYGYTVIDPLSVMVTHLSEVIKQNVSELLSRGEVMQLIDNLKKISPQLVEEAFPNIISYGSFQKILSNLLKEGIPIKDLNSIVECIVDSSTDTRDIDTLIGNIRVALKRTITRRFCENGQMRVITLDGETEKTIASSLIKSEHGIYLALNPDAMQQLITQLADNIKKFNELSQPPIILTSHVIRLYVYRLIEQFYPNVHVLSFNEIANNVQIQAVGNIVIEK
- a CDS encoding FliA/WhiG family RNA polymerase sigma factor, which encodes MNIPDELKEKTNEELLALYKAGKDRQVKQEIVLRYVYLVKNIAMKYRGVYASFTQLDDIVNEGIIALMAAVDKYDPDKNARFETFVSKRLKGLIIDIARKQDWIPRNVRRESKEVNDAIHTLYERLGRYPTNQEAADYLNMSLEKYQKVLGKSNLYNVISLDYFLWEQNGEQNTESLVSRETPPEQKLEEKEFHSILKEGIMSLREKEQTVISLYYRKELTMKEIAAVMNLSEPRISQIHSNALAKLKVFLEKNKNKGMI
- the flgF gene encoding flagellar basal-body rod protein FlgF — protein: MFQGFYNLTSGMITQNRNLNVVSNNIANVLTPGYKKDTMVSSTFREELVSRTGNIDKDNPEGLGDASRFRSALETITDYEQGALEITDNPLDCAITSEGFFRIDTGNGELYTRNGSFAISDDGYLVLPEGGRVMGKNGPILLGADDFTVDGNGLVYTSGGDYIDQLDIVTFDDMAQLRKTGGSLFASDAAPVAVADPSVEQKTLERSNVDATGEFSKMIESQRALQSAAQVLKIYDQLMGKATTQLGNI
- a CDS encoding flagellar hook-basal body protein encodes the protein MNFSFYSGAVGAMSHSKRLEVIANNISNTNTNGFKAKNGVFTDLVYKNMNAPDGAQTQLTYGAGVKMLKDDTDFVQGALELTGFSLDYAINGPGFFALREPATGEITYTRDGAFSTSQQPNGQFYLVSKNNKWVLDANGNPIVVENPSDNIGIGVYVFEQKNGLLNIGDNEYQPVEKNGVPRALDGYRAGVIVKGALEGSNVDFAKEMTKVIETQRAYQMSLKMVQTSDEIENTINSLR
- a CDS encoding chemotaxis protein CheC yields the protein MTIKKYEDMDSFELDVLREIGSIGTGNAATALSSVLSQKIEMSLPEVKIMDYNKAIKEMGGAERIVCGELVAFSGEINGIMLYMQDMDLINVVLEKLLNGRRINDYMELNELDTSALIEIGNIIISSYINAISTLTGISVHLSVPAICTNMLGAIVSVPMAEYGYESDKIMTIGGNFKCNGKEVYSRLLMLPDMKSLDFLMKKLGVESE
- a CDS encoding chemotaxis protein CheD, whose product is MKICRSPGVLVTYALGSCIGVCVYDPVIRLAGMVHIMLPNMYENNKDNIFKYADTGIPETIRKMEAFGGVRSRMVCKIAGGAKMFELKGNGTLGNIGARNAESVKAVLMKERVRIVKEDLGSNYARTMYFDSSNGEATIKSYGKPEKKL
- a CDS encoding chemotaxis protein — translated: MSSISENKTNILLETGTNEIEIMEFTIDGNLYGINVAKVREIIMSDKVKPMPHSHPAVEGVFKPRDILLTVVDLPMYLTDVPSKKNPKDLFIITNFNNLNIAFRVHTVEGISRISWGDIQKPDKTVSGGEEGVATGIAQCGDDLVTILDFEKIVAEIAPETTIQISEIEKLGARDRNETPIVLAEDSILLTKMIRESLKKAGYINLKEFNNGQEAWEYLSSLKDNAGSIKSEASLIITDIEMPKMDGHRLTKLVKSDDILKNIPVIIFSSLINPEMQIKGKQVGADEQLSKPEIGYLVEVIDQLLIRSK
- a CDS encoding EAL domain-containing protein, with protein sequence MSETLEPFHKKGLEPEMDGVGPVYSPLNAPGNISFGTLKIDGNFFDKDIASRKRKMIFLNIIPPAEALGTNVIAEGAETDEQEQFILYLGCDTAHGYNFSKPAPFKNFEENIKSNLWVIEKGGI